The region TGTTGCAACTAACATAAGAAGGATGCCTGATTTTGTGGTGCAAAATCCGAAAACACATGAAGTATCATTTGTGGAAGTTAAATTCAGGAAAAGTGAATCATTTAAACTTAAAGATGCAGGGGAAGATTATCCTTATGAAAATTGCTTTTTTATAGTTGTTTCTAAAAAACATATAAAATGTATTACTTATCAGGAATTGAAAAAGGGAAAAGAAATAACTCCTAAATCAATAAATTATCTCGGTAACAGAAAGGAGTTCGAATTGGATAAAGATACAATAATCCAATATTGTGATTTTGCAGTTAAATTCTTTGAATCTGTTTGACACCTAATTAATTAGTAGCATATATTTAAAAGTAAGTTCTCAAAGAATCGAAATGTTACAAATATTCGTGGGATGAAATCACCATATTTATATACTCTTTTTTCTTCACTCCGGCTAATAAGGGACTACCATGAATACTAAAAAATAAACCGGATTCCTTGAAGAATAATGGTTTTCTGCCCCAGAAACTGGACAATAAATTTTCAATGTGTACACATCTTGTTGGCGGGTGTGTAGAGGCAAATCAGCTGCGTGCTCTGACAGATGCTGCAGAAAAATATGTGGCAGGGCATGTCCATATTACCTCGCGACAGGGTGCGGAGATTCCTTTTGTGGATATGGATGACGTTGAAAACATTACTGAAGATATGGAGGATGCAGGCATTTTTGGTGGTGCAACCGGCCAGAAAGTAAGAGGCGTAGTTGCCTGTCAGGGTATCACCGTCTGCAACCACGGTCTCATTAACTGTCCTGAACTGGCTGCAAGAATCGATGAGATATATTTTGGAACCTATGCTTCCAAAAAATTCAAGATTGCAATAACCGGCTGTCCTGCATCCTGCATGAAACCTCAGGAAAATGATTTCGGTATTATGGGAGTGGTACGACCTGAATGGATCGAAAACAATTGTGTGGCCTGTGGTCTTTGTGAAAAGATTTGTAAGGCCGACGCCATAAGCATTGATAACGGCCAGTTAGATATCGATAGTAACAGTTGCATATTTTGTGGAGAATGCATCTCGTCCTGCAAAAAATCTGCAATCAATGGTGCAGAATCCGGTTACGCTATATTTGTAGGAGGCAAGGTCGGGCGCTTCCCCCGCTCCTGTGACAAACCAATTGAATTTACAGATGAAAATCGCCTGTTCTCTATTCTCGAAAAAACGCTTGCCTATTACAGGAAATACGGACAGGATGGAGAACGTTTTGGTGACCTGCTTGACAGGCGGGGGTTTGCTGAATACAGAGATACAGTCCTTTAATTCCATCATTTTTTACGGGCGACACCACTCTTAATAGCCGCATCTGCAACAGCCTTTGCCACAGCAGGTACCACTCTTTTGTCAAGAGGATTGGGTATTATGTAATTTTCTTCAATGCCATCCTGCTCCACAATTGCAGCAAGGGCATTAGCGGCTGCAAGTTCCATCTCCAGGTTTATCTGTGTGGCTCTGGTTTCCAGTGCACCTTTGAAGATTCCCGGAAATCCCAGACAATTATTGATCTGGTTGGGACAATCCGATCTTCCGGTTGCCACTATACGGGCGCCTGCTTCAAAGGCCTTGGATGGCATGATTTCAGGTATGGGATTCGCCATGGCAAAGATAATGGCGTCATTGTTCATGGAAGCGACCATTTTTTCTGTAAGGATTCCGGGAACAGATACACCTATAAATACATCAGATCCAGCTACAGCGTCATCAATATTCCCTTCTATTTCTTCAGTATTTGAAAATTCAGCGATTTTCTCTTTTTCAGGATTCATCCCTTCTGTACGTTTTTTGCTGATAATTCCATGTCTGTCACATACAAGCAGGTTTTCAGGCCTCACTCCTGTATGAAGGAGTTTTTTGGCAATGGCCATGCCTGCAGCACCGGCGCCAGATATGACCACCTTTATCTCATTGATTTTTTTGCCTGTAAGTTTTAGTGAATTCAGTAGGCCTGCTATTGTAACTATTGCGGTTCCATGCTGGTCGTCATGTGTCACGGGTATTGACAATTCTTTTTTGAGCCGCTCTTCAATCTCAAAGCAGCGGGGTGCACTTATGTCTTCGAGATTGATCCCTCCGAAAACCGGGGCGATGTTTTTGACAGTTTTAATAATTTCTTCGGTTTCCTGGGTATCAAGACATATAGGGAATGCATTGATTCCTGCAAGTTCCTTGAATATAATGGCTTTACCTTCCATAACAGGTAAACCTGCAGATGCACCTATGTTTCCCAGCCCCAGAATGGCTGAGCCGTCTGTTATGATTGCGACAGTGTTCTCTTTCAGTGTATATTTATATACATCATCTTTGTTTTCAGCGATCCGCTTGCAGGGCTCGGCAACACCGGGAGTATAGGCGATGCTTAAGTCCTGGGTATTGTCCATATGCACTTTGCTTGCCACTTCAAGAACACCGTGATGCTTTTCGTGTAATTGAAGAGACTCTTCTCCCAGTGAGTCATCGGTTTCCATGCACGATTTTACTGTCAAATGTTTCAACTTTTACTCCCCCTTTGTGCTGGTTAATCCTTAATTTATAATTGTGAAGGCTATCTACTTATAATCTCGCTACTTCGAATTTCACCCAAAACACCTAAGTAAGGTAGAGTACCTCGGTTGGCTATGAGATGAGTGAGAACTCGTTTTTATACAACACTGAGTTGATATATTGTCAATAAAAGATGGCGACACAATAAAGATCGATTATAAAGGTACTCTGGATGATGGCACAGTTTTCGACAGTTCCGAAAACCATGAGGAGCCTCTTGAATTTACTGTAGGGGCAGGTCAGGTTATCCAGGGATTTGACGATGCTGTCAGAGATATGAAAGAAGGTGAAGAAAAAGAGTTCAGACTTGAGCCTTCTGAAGCTTATGGTGAATACAATGAGGGTCTTTCCCAACCAGTACCTAAAGACAACATTCAGTCAGATATTGACGTTGAAGTTGGAATGATGTTGCTGGTAAAAACACCTGATGGCCAGGAGCTTCCTGCAAAGATTGTTGAAGTGGGCGATGAGGAAGTCATACTCGACATGAATCATCCTCTTGCAGGAAAGGCATTGAATTTTAATATACAGGTCAAAGAGATATCATCCTGATATCTCTTTTTCATCTAATTCCCTAATTCCTTTCCTGAAATTACTGCTTTCTGATTAATGTTTTTCCCAATATATTTTAACCAGCGAAGGCTCTGGAAATTTATAATATTAATTAATATATAAATCCACTATAGATTTAAATCCAGGAAGTAAAAGGAAAAAAGTGGGTGGGGAATTATTCCCCTTTTGCCTTGTCCCTCAGGAACTTGTGCAGAATTCCACCATTTTTGCAGTAGTCCACCTCTATATCGGAATTGAGATTTACAGTTACATTGAATGTGACTTCATTTCCATCCGGGTGGCGGGCTACAACCTCGAGTTCTCCGCCGGGTTTCATTTCCGGGATGCCCTTGATGGTGTAGGTTTCATCACCTTCAAGTCCCAGGCTTTCTTTATTTTCACCTTCCCTGAACTGCAGGGGGATTACTCCCATTCCCACAAGATTACTGCGGTGAATTCTTTCATAGGACTGTGCGATCACGGCTTTTACACCGAGAAGTTGTGTGCCCTTGGCCGCCCAGTCACGGGAGCTGCCTGTTCCATATTCCTTGCCTGCGATTACCACCAGTGGAATGTTATTTTCCATGTATTTCATGGCAGCATCATATATTGGCATCTCTTCTGCCTCAGGGAGGTACACTGTCCATGAACCTTCCTTGCCAGGCACAAGTTTGTTTTTCAGGCGCACGTTACCGAAGGTTCCACGCATCATTACTTCGTGGTTGCCCCTTCTGGATCCATAAGAATTGAATTCATTTTCCGCTACACCGTGTTCCATCAGGTACCTGCCTGCAGGATAGTCAGCAGGAATCGAGCCTGCCGGAGATATATGGTCGGTGGTAATGCTGTCATCCACAACTACAAGTGCTCTTGCATCCTTTATATCTTCCATATTTTCGATATCAACAGGGAAGTCCTGGAAAAATGGAGGTTCCTGTATGTAGGTAGATTCGTTGTTCCAGTCGTACAGTAATCCTTCCGGAGCGTCAAGTTCCTGCCACCGTTCAGTTCCCTGGAATACATTGGCATATTCTTTTTCAAACATTTCGGGTTGTACATATTCACCACAATACTGTTCTATCTCACCGTTTGCAGGCCAGATATCCTTCAGGTAGACCGGTTCACCGTTCGGGTCGCATGCAATAGGTTCTTTTGTGAGGTCAATATCCACCGTGCCTGCCAGAGCAAAGGCAACAACGAGCATAGGGGATGCTAGGTAATTGGCTTTTACATGGGGACTGATCCTGCCTTCGAAATTCCTGTTTCCGCTGAGTACCGATGCAACGGTCAGGTCACGGTCCTCAATTTCCTTTACTACCGCTTCATGCAGGGGTCCACTGTTCCCGATACATGTGAGACAGCCGTAGCCCACAAGATGGAATCCCAGGGCTTCCAAGTAAGGTACAAGGCCGGCTGCTTCCAGATAGTCCATTACTGCCTTTGATCCGGGTCCAAGACTGGTTTTCACGAATGGTTTGACCTTAAGTCCTCTTTCAACTGCCTTTTTCGCAACAAGTCCGGCACCGATAAGAACTGACGGATTTGAGGTATTGGTACAGGATGTGATGGAAGCAATAGTGACGGAACCGTGGTTTAAGTCTACCTCTTCTCCTTCACATTTGATCTTCATGATCCCGCTGTGGTCGGGATGTGTTTTTTCCACAACGTTATAACCACCCTCTTCAAGCCAGCGACTGTAATCCGGATCATTCTCGAAATCTTCACTTCCCTTTTCCAGAGAGAATACATCTTTCATTGTCTTGTGGAAAGCTGCGGACATATCACTTAGCACAATCCGGTCCTGTGGCCTTTTCGGACCTGCAAGGGAGGGCTGTACAGTACCCATGTCAAGTCCAAGAGATGAGGTATATTCCGGAACCGGTGCATCACTTTCTGCAAACAGGCCCTGTTCCTTGCAATATTGGCGAACCATATTCACATGTTCTTCACTGCGGCCGGTCATGCGCATGTAATCCAGTGTAACTTCGTCAACAGGGCAAAATCCCATTGTTGCGCCGTATTCAGGACCCATGTTGGCAAGGATTGCCCTGTCAGGCAGGGAAAGTTTCCTGTAACCGGGACCATAGAATTCCACGAATTTACCTACAACACCGTGTTCCCTGAGCATCTGGGTTACTGTGAGTACAAGATCTGTGGCTGTGATCCCATCTTTCAGTTCTCCTCTCAATTCAAAACCCACAACTTCAGGAATTGGCATATAGTAAGGTTGTCCAAGCATAACTGCTTCAGCCTCAATACCACCAACGCCCCATCCCAGGACACCCAGGCCATTGATCATTGTTGTATGGGAATCGGTTCCTACAAGAGTATCGGGATAGGCGACAGTTTCGCCGTTTTCTTCCCGCAGATGTACTACATTTGCCAGGTGTTCAAGGTTTACCTGGTGGATTATGCCGCTTCCCGGAGGTACTACGTTGAAATTGTCAAAGGCATTCTGAGCCCAATGCAGCAGTTCATAACGTTCTCCGTTTCTCTGGAACTCATGTTTCTCATTACAGTTTCTTGCATAGGAAGTGCCATAGCAATCGACCTGTACTGAGTGATCTATAATAAGGTCTGCAGGAATAACGGGGTTAATTTCCTCGGGATTTCCGCCAAGTCTTTTCATTGCAGACCTGATTGCGGCAATATCAACAACTGCGGGCACGCCTGTAAAATCCTGCAGGATTACCCTTGAAGGGATGTATGGGACATCCGTTTTTGGTATATTGCCGGGTTTCCAGCCTGCAAGGTTTTTTACGTCCTCTTCAGTTACAACTTTCCCATCTGTATTCCTTACTAGATTTTCCAGTAATACCCGGATAGAATAGGGAAGGGAAGAAATTTTGCAAAGGCCATTTTCCTCAAGTTTATCCAGACGGTATATAGTACTCTTCTTACCCATGGTGTCAAGAGTATCTCTTGCTTTAAAAGAAACTGAATTATTATCCATAGTTGGCACCTGTAAATATAAATTCGTTATACGAATTTTGCACGTGGTCTTATCAACCTGTTATCTGAATATTGTTCGAGACAATGTGCAATCCAGCCCGATATCCTTCCAGTGGCAAAAACTGCCGTTGCAAGTTTAGGGGGGATGTCAAGATATTTGTAGATGACACCGGAATAAAAATCGACATTCGGATATATATGTTTACCCCTATTTTGCACATATTCTTCATATGCGACCCTTTCTATATTCTCGGCAATCTCAAACCACTTCATGTCGTTCTTCTCCATTGCAATCTCACGTGCAAGCTGCTTGTAAACTCTGGCTCTGGGATCATATGTTTTGTATACACAGTGTCCAAATCCCATCAATTTCTCGTGTTTTTCGATTTTGTCCAGAACAAAACTTTGCGCATCTTTTGGAGAGTCAATGTCGTCAAACATATTCATTACTGCCATTCTTGCTCCACCATGCAGGGGTCCTTTGAGGGTACACAGTCCTCCAATGATGGCTGAATGCAGGTCAGAAAGCGTTGATGTGATGGTTCTTGCCGCAAAGGTTGAAGGGTTTAATTCATGGTCGGCACTCAGGATGAAATCAGATTCAATGATTCGGGCTTCAAGGTCTGTGGGCCGGGTTCCCCTGAGCATGTAGAAAAAATTTGCCCCGCGGGACATTTCAAAATCTGGCTCAATTACTTTCAGGCCTCTCTTAAGCCTTGAAAACGATGTGACAATGGTGGGGAATCTTGCTATCATACGCATTCTTTTTCTGATATTAGCCTGTGTGTTATTTGTGTTCATATCCGGGTCACAATAGGACATGAAAGATGTAACTGTCCTCAGGGCATCCATTGCTTCTATATTGAAATTACAATATCCAAGAACCTCAATCAGATCAATCCCGATACTGCGCTCATCTTTGAGAGTTCTGGAATAATATTCAAGTTCCTAATCTTCAGGAATTTTTCCATGAATCAGTAAATAGGATACTTCATCATAAGTCAAATTGGCAAGTTTATCTACATCATAGCCACGATATTGTAATATTCCCCTTTCCCCGTCTATGAAAGTTATACTTGATTCCAAAGCAACTATATTTTCAAGCCCCTTTTCAACTTCTCTTTTCATCAAGATTTCCCCCTCAATTTAGTATATATAGTTGGGGGATTATTATTAATTCCTTTGTGTATTGATGATTAGGGGGATGGTTATAGTATAATGGTATTATTTTGTTGCAACATTTATCACGACGATGGTGAAGTGTAAATCCGATAAAGTATTGTATCCGCAACAGTGGCAGAGATATTCTTCTTAAAAAAAGACTTCAACCGGCGATTTACGATATAAACCAACCCGTTTCCTATTATGCTTTTCCAACAGATGTACAGGAGTTTCAGTTTTTCTCATCCTCGAATTCAATGTGCCAGTGACTGCCATCGCAGAATGGTTTATTTTTGGAGCCACCGCATCTGCACAGGCAATAATGGTCCTGGGTTTCAGGCTTAGAACCATCCGGACCCTCAAGTTCAATATCTCCCACAACATTATAGGAACGGTCCTTCCCGACAAATACTTCTGAATCATGCGGATAATCTTTGTGCAATTGTCCATCCATGGTGTAACTCAATGCTCCGGACGGGCACATCCTGATAATTCTTGCGATTTCTTCCGGATCAGCGCCATCAGGGTCGATCCAGGGTTCAATGCCCATCCTGAAAACCGAAGGCAAATTGTCGGTACAGTGGCCCATATGGGAACATACTCCGCGGTTGTCATGGATTGTGATTGCTTTTCCTTTGTAAGTATCCATTTTGTCAGGAACGCGATCTTCTTTCTTATCCCCTGAAAAACCGTTCTTCATATGAGTACCATCACAAAAAGGCTTGTTTCCGGATCCTCCACATCTGCACATTACAATGGTGGGCATTGTTTCAATGAATACTCCTTTTGAATTACGCAGGGTATTGAGATTGCTTACAATGTATGGCCCGTCTTTTGATACTTTTATGATGGTTTTGTCTTCTTTATCCATTGAAATTCCCCTTGCACAGACTTTTATCCTGAATAGCTTAAGTAATTATTGCAAAATAATGTCTGTGTTTTATTCAATATTTTCCTGCAAATTTAGCGATTGATCTGTGCAGACCATGGATGCTGAAATCCTTCCCCAGGTACATCATTGGACATTTCCCCTTGATTATCTGTATATCATGATCCTTTATATCTTCAATTTCGGGAGTTTCGGTGCGCCAGTGTATCCAGAAATTAGAACATCCTCTGTTTTTGAGGGCCTGCACAAAGTCTGCCGGATTGGAGGTTGTGATTCCCAGTACAGCATTTTCTACATTGTATGGTATATCATCAACACTTTTTATGTCCCCTTTATTGGGGTTAGCGGACAAATCAAAAATATACACTTCTTTTCCTCTTTTATTGAGTTCATCTATGGTGTACTTCATTGCCGGTTTGGTATTGTCAGTTATTATTACAAAGGATTGTTTATCCCAGAAATCTTCCCTGTCGTTGTTCATGGAAATCCCTCCCCTAAAATAATATTGTACTTCTGGTTTATAACAGATGCCGGTTTCAGATGTACTGTTATGTATTATATTGGAGTAAATTGGACCGGATAGTGGAAAACAATATTGATGTTAATCTGTGCTTTCTGTTAACCCGGGCTGCAAATGCAATCATGTGTTGCAACTGTAGACTGGAAGTGGCCTGATGATTCTTGTTTTGTGATTCATTTACAATTACAACTAGTTAATATATTTCAGTCTTTATTTTGGTCTGTTCAATTGGATTTAAATATGTTGAATGCATATAGGTCAACGTTGTGATTGCATAATTTATAATCAGAAATAGGGTTTGTTTTGAGGATAATTTGTATTAATTCCGTCTTCTGATCACTAAAATAGTATTCCTTCATAAAATCTAAATGAGGTATCGATCTGGCTTATAACAACTATAATAAAAAAAAGAATAAGAATAAACAACAGAGCGAGGGAGCACAATTTACTAAAGTCCGGACTCCGCGTAAGGACAAGAATGAAATTGTTGCTACAGTATCCAGAATGCTTGGAGGCAAAAGACTCGACCTTCAATGTATGGATGGCGTTGTAAGAATGGGAAGAATTCCCGGTTCCCGTAAAAGACGTATGAGAATACGGGAAGGTGATGTTGTTCTTGCAATACCGTGGGATATTCAGGATTCAAAAGCCGATGTCGTCTGGAAATACAGAAGACAGGAAGTTGCCTGGCTTCAGAAAAAAGGTTATCTGAAATGATTTTTCACTTAATGTGTTGCAGGGATGGAGTTTTCCATCCATTCACGCAATGCAGTTTTAAATTAGATCTCTTTTGGGCTTGCCTGGATGTTTTTATTTTGTCTAAATTTGAGCAAAAATACTTGTTCTATATATGGATATCTACCATAAACAATATATTTTATGACTTTTATCTCTTGATAAGGAGTATTCACTATAATGAGTGAAGAATGGAAAGATCAAATTACCAATCAAATTAATTCTCTTGAAAAGCTCGAAGAAATAATCAACCTGACTGAATCTGAAAGGGAAGCCATAAAAACCCTTGATACACACTGGGGTACTACACCTTATTTTGCTTCCCTTATGGACAAGGATGATCCAGAGTGTCCAATCAGGAAACAGGTTGTCCCATCCCTTCAGGAATCACATAACAAGTATGGGATGAAGGATTACCTTGTCTGGAAAGAAAACAGGGCAACCGAAGAAGTACGGCCTGATAGTATAGCCAGGCAGTATAAGGACAGGGTTGCATTCACTGTTTTCCAGGAATGTGGTATCTATTGTCGCCATTGTTTCAGGAAAGAACTTGTTGTAAGCCATGATCTGAAACTGGACTTTAATGTGGATGATGGTATTGAATGGATTCGCCAGCATCCTGAGGTCCGGGACGTTCTGATTACGGGTGGGGACCCTCTCCTTTTATCGGATGAAAAGATTGAATATATTATTGAAAGCCTTCGGGATATTCCCCATGTTGAAATGATCCGTATTGGATCACGTTTGCCTATTGTTTTGCCTCACAGGATCACCGATAATCTGAAAAGGATACTTGGTGGGTATCATGATGTACCAATTTGGCTGAACACCCAGTGTAATCATCCCAAAGAAATTACTGATAAAACAAAACGGGCGGTCTATGACCTTGTATCTGCAGGTGTTAATGTAGGTAATCAGGCCGTATTGTTGAAAGGCATAAATGATGATGTGCAAACCATAAGGGATTTGCATCAGAAACTGCTGACTGCAAGAATCAGGCCGTATTATCTGTTCTACTGTGAACCTGCACCGGGTATCGATCATTTCCGTACTCCGGTAGAAAAAGGCGCTGAATTGATACGCGATGGTCTGCGCGGGCACACAACAGGACTTGCTCAGCCAATGTATGTAATTGCGACCAACGTTGGTAAAATTCCTTTGATGCCGGATTATTATATGGTAGATAAAGATGAGGAAAAATATGTTCTCAGGAATCATCGGGGTGAATTAACGGAAATCCCGAATATACCCGAGTAAAAGGAACTATTTTTCAGATTATACGGTGTCAGTTCGCTGGCACCTATGATCTATAATATTTATATATTTCTCATAAATTTCTATTTTTTAAGTTAGCAATAAGCCCGATTTTATATTCAGTTCTAATTAGTTCATATGATGGTTTCATGAGCGACAAGTATATATATTAAAATTGGTGTCTAGCACTCGTTCCAAACGGGAGGGATTTGCTTGTATCCCTTCCCCAGTTCATTACAGGTTTTTCACTATTTTCTACAGCTGGCAAGCCATCTCTATTTTATTAATTAGTTCAATAATTAAATTTATATATTATCACCTCGGTTGTTCGATAAACGGATTATTCGGATCTTAAATTATATTGCGGAGATGTTGCGGATTGGAAATTGTAGATTCCCCAAAGAAGGAACTGGCAGAATTGAAGTTGGAATATGATATTTTGTCTCATAAAGTCCTGTATGATGCTATAGAGAAAGTTTTTGAGGACAATTCAGGGCCGTTGCCAAATTTGAAGAACCGTGGTCATGCGATCCTGATACTCGGGCGGGAAAAAGAAATGATGCCTTCCCTTGCCAAGTTCCTTAACTTGAAAAAAAGCAGTGTTACCAGCATGATAGATTCTCTGGAGAAAGAAGGATTGGTCAAAAGAACATCAGATCCCACAGATAGGAGAAAGGCATGGATATCCCTGACTTCTTCCGGATACAAATATATGGAAGTTATTGAAGATTGTATGGAAAAAATTGTTGATGTTATGATTAAAGACCTTGAGGATGAAGAGGTTGAAAAAATGCTGGAAAGCATGCGTTCAGTAGTAAATCTTGAGCGTAAAATCTTGAAATCTATTTAATATAATTAAAATAATTGGTATAAACAAATCCTTCTATTAATAAATGATAAGTTATATATAGTGGAATTGCATGGTCCAGTTTGTCAATATATAGTCAAGGGTTCGTATACAAGAAATCCAGCATATTTGAATAAATACTTACAAATCAAAAGGAGCGATCCCCCATCAAAAACATCTTTGAGAAACTGGGTATTTTCATAGAGGATCATGCGATTGCCATTGTGATAATTGCAATGTTACTTGTTCTTGTTTCATTTGAAGGTGCTCAGCTTATCAAGATGGAATCGGGTACCGAAACATTTGTGGATAAGGATTCGCAGCTGTATCAGGATTATGATCACCTTTATCTGAGTCTTTTCAGTAAGGAAGCCATCGTTGTTATGGTAGAAGGTGGTGATGTACAGGACAGGGCTTTACTGGAAGCGATCGATCGTCTGGACAGGATGTCGTCCTCGATACCGGGTGTGCTGAGTACGCAAAGTGCCTCTTCGGTTGTAAAGGAAGCCAACAAGCTGGAAAACGGCAGATTTGAGATCCCACAAAATGATGAACAGTTTTCCGAATTGATTCCTTATATTCCATCGTCCCTGTCTCCAGATAAAACCCATACACTTGTTTATATTGAAATGGCAGGGGATACCAGTGAGGTCCGAAAACAGGAAATTCTCAGTGAAGTTGAAACCTCGGTAGACCTGGCAGAGTTCCCCCCTGGGTACAATTTTATCGTCACCGGTGACCCTGCCTTTGAGATAGGGATGAATAAGGAAATGATGTCCAGCATGGGTATCTTGCTCTTGCTCTCCGCCTTTTTGATGGTAATTGTTCTATATCTTGTATTCAGACACGTAAGATGGAGATTGATGCC is a window of Methanohalophilus mahii DSM 5219 DNA encoding:
- a CDS encoding 4Fe-4S binding protein, which encodes MKNNGFLPQKLDNKFSMCTHLVGGCVEANQLRALTDAAEKYVAGHVHITSRQGAEIPFVDMDDVENITEDMEDAGIFGGATGQKVRGVVACQGITVCNHGLINCPELAARIDEIYFGTYASKKFKIAITGCPASCMKPQENDFGIMGVVRPEWIENNCVACGLCEKICKADAISIDNGQLDIDSNSCIFCGECISSCKKSAINGAESGYAIFVGGKVGRFPRSCDKPIEFTDENRLFSILEKTLAYYRKYGQDGERFGDLLDRRGFAEYRDTVL
- a CDS encoding NAD(P)-dependent malic enzyme, translated to MKHLTVKSCMETDDSLGEESLQLHEKHHGVLEVASKVHMDNTQDLSIAYTPGVAEPCKRIAENKDDVYKYTLKENTVAIITDGSAILGLGNIGASAGLPVMEGKAIIFKELAGINAFPICLDTQETEEIIKTVKNIAPVFGGINLEDISAPRCFEIEERLKKELSIPVTHDDQHGTAIVTIAGLLNSLKLTGKKINEIKVVISGAGAAGMAIAKKLLHTGVRPENLLVCDRHGIISKKRTEGMNPEKEKIAEFSNTEEIEGNIDDAVAGSDVFIGVSVPGILTEKMVASMNNDAIIFAMANPIPEIMPSKAFEAGARIVATGRSDCPNQINNCLGFPGIFKGALETRATQINLEMELAAANALAAIVEQDGIEENYIIPNPLDKRVVPAVAKAVADAAIKSGVARKK
- a CDS encoding FKBP-type peptidyl-prolyl cis-trans isomerase; the protein is MSIKDGDTIKIDYKGTLDDGTVFDSSENHEEPLEFTVGAGQVIQGFDDAVRDMKEGEEKEFRLEPSEAYGEYNEGLSQPVPKDNIQSDIDVEVGMMLLVKTPDGQELPAKIVEVGDEEVILDMNHPLAGKALNFNIQVKEISS
- the acnA gene encoding aconitate hydratase AcnA encodes the protein MDNNSVSFKARDTLDTMGKKSTIYRLDKLEENGLCKISSLPYSIRVLLENLVRNTDGKVVTEEDVKNLAGWKPGNIPKTDVPYIPSRVILQDFTGVPAVVDIAAIRSAMKRLGGNPEEINPVIPADLIIDHSVQVDCYGTSYARNCNEKHEFQRNGERYELLHWAQNAFDNFNVVPPGSGIIHQVNLEHLANVVHLREENGETVAYPDTLVGTDSHTTMINGLGVLGWGVGGIEAEAVMLGQPYYMPIPEVVGFELRGELKDGITATDLVLTVTQMLREHGVVGKFVEFYGPGYRKLSLPDRAILANMGPEYGATMGFCPVDEVTLDYMRMTGRSEEHVNMVRQYCKEQGLFAESDAPVPEYTSSLGLDMGTVQPSLAGPKRPQDRIVLSDMSAAFHKTMKDVFSLEKGSEDFENDPDYSRWLEEGGYNVVEKTHPDHSGIMKIKCEGEEVDLNHGSVTIASITSCTNTSNPSVLIGAGLVAKKAVERGLKVKPFVKTSLGPGSKAVMDYLEAAGLVPYLEALGFHLVGYGCLTCIGNSGPLHEAVVKEIEDRDLTVASVLSGNRNFEGRISPHVKANYLASPMLVVAFALAGTVDIDLTKEPIACDPNGEPVYLKDIWPANGEIEQYCGEYVQPEMFEKEYANVFQGTERWQELDAPEGLLYDWNNESTYIQEPPFFQDFPVDIENMEDIKDARALVVVDDSITTDHISPAGSIPADYPAGRYLMEHGVAENEFNSYGSRRGNHEVMMRGTFGNVRLKNKLVPGKEGSWTVYLPEAEEMPIYDAAMKYMENNIPLVVIAGKEYGTGSSRDWAAKGTQLLGVKAVIAQSYERIHRSNLVGMGVIPLQFREGENKESLGLEGDETYTIKGIPEMKPGGELEVVARHPDGNEVTFNVTVNLNSDIEVDYCKNGGILHKFLRDKAKGE
- a CDS encoding CDGSH iron-sulfur domain-containing protein; amino-acid sequence: MDKEDKTIIKVSKDGPYIVSNLNTLRNSKGVFIETMPTIVMCRCGGSGNKPFCDGTHMKNGFSGDKKEDRVPDKMDTYKGKAITIHDNRGVCSHMGHCTDNLPSVFRMGIEPWIDPDGADPEEIARIIRMCPSGALSYTMDGQLHKDYPHDSEVFVGKDRSYNVVGDIELEGPDGSKPETQDHYCLCRCGGSKNKPFCDGSHWHIEFEDEKN
- the eif1A gene encoding translation initiation factor eIF-1A, which translates into the protein MAYNNYNKKKNKNKQQSEGAQFTKVRTPRKDKNEIVATVSRMLGGKRLDLQCMDGVVRMGRIPGSRKRRMRIREGDVVLAIPWDIQDSKADVVWKYRRQEVAWLQKKGYLK
- a CDS encoding KamA family radical SAM protein; amino-acid sequence: MSEEWKDQITNQINSLEKLEEIINLTESEREAIKTLDTHWGTTPYFASLMDKDDPECPIRKQVVPSLQESHNKYGMKDYLVWKENRATEEVRPDSIARQYKDRVAFTVFQECGIYCRHCFRKELVVSHDLKLDFNVDDGIEWIRQHPEVRDVLITGGDPLLLSDEKIEYIIESLRDIPHVEMIRIGSRLPIVLPHRITDNLKRILGGYHDVPIWLNTQCNHPKEITDKTKRAVYDLVSAGVNVGNQAVLLKGINDDVQTIRDLHQKLLTARIRPYYLFYCEPAPGIDHFRTPVEKGAELIRDGLRGHTTGLAQPMYVIATNVGKIPLMPDYYMVDKDEEKYVLRNHRGELTEIPNIPE
- a CDS encoding MarR family winged helix-turn-helix transcriptional regulator, with the translated sequence MEIVDSPKKELAELKLEYDILSHKVLYDAIEKVFEDNSGPLPNLKNRGHAILILGREKEMMPSLAKFLNLKKSSVTSMIDSLEKEGLVKRTSDPTDRRKAWISLTSSGYKYMEVIEDCMEKIVDVMIKDLEDEEVEKMLESMRSVVNLERKILKSI